In Oncorhynchus mykiss isolate Arlee chromosome 1, USDA_OmykA_1.1, whole genome shotgun sequence, the following proteins share a genomic window:
- the LOC110527775 gene encoding synaptopodin 2-like protein isoform X2, with translation MTIIDSSPGILHIRVKRAPAGFQSVVLLTRAPSPRIDKEYRAALRAMSPSSRPHHIAAVREVPHGRSSVLSPMGRSGLTSPPGSEAYYGETDSDADVAAHERQRRQKRRSPSNLPGKASGRASQEGGETSEFSGYDSAPDGQLYPGLQDHGLMDGRGAGEGLPGVARKEVIYQPPPGMWSSQTSTETSSIISSVEDQGPGRDGVAEEDSGFQEPSNVVPLVSPERAKGAMQLSSRRQLVPMVGPIDTPLDEELSVTYMDKAKQAKLNRGDTVQDKQVKEARTKCRSIASLLTDAPNPHSKGVLMFKKRRQRSKKYTLTSFGSVDEDMQQDSQEEDGLFPGSESEFDEDGFSAAPDTTWDSDYLDALEKRATAGGERGDGTEDAPSPGLSDISGKGAQLFEQQRKRAAEHAKKVAATQPQVPPQPQIKTQPLNQPQIQEQPQPYAQSQPQPETQPQMYQPQQPVAPPPPVAFQEETPSVAERAMAPAPAAPTAYSMANGDVAYSAVSTASVLMSPPTVAPKPITGQVSISTIPPPQTPLPELSSSSVVNRTARPFNPGFVTNRAATAPVVFRPVITKRAQRPATSVSIVGPPFSTTSELPASGCPSFFSPPSSVSGGPFSTPSSAPATHPRPAFSVESLAEPPMLSVPQASFTAIPPPPAQFSGGPIPPPPVSLASVPPPPVSFANVPSIPPPSPFSGAPIPQASVSVAQSSPAPLSFDPIPQPQVYFAHKPQASVSVVPLPPSTAPAAAPRSPMSNVPPLPGGRTGYLLEARRRSGRRPMFRVPDEKKNSPNPDLLNMVQNLDDRPHYGSNSGSMMGFDSGTEEDQAAEAGRGRMPPPVAPKPRVIHEAPQIPQAEGKGAQLFARRQSRMDRFVVDTPLETAYQQEVTYPGAESQYAPNPNINSQWKLSPNIRAPPPIGYNPLLAPSCPVGPQRDTGRSDRGDWGSRRGIASHREGIKALDFMRRQPYQLNSAMFGGSVANLSAMPSYQDQRQQQGGYTTMVGSTMTPPRQIPVKAARVYEIKRFSTPTPMSSRCLAPTVIAPRSATTLGERLTRSDMISPTPAPLSPPPAPVFSPAPVSAPHPALAPTYSGGLPGLPRINATPVPNPNPIPHPSPYPGVSYSGLQGTKQFQSAPDLSFLANLPPPFRANAMQAPKPRFIATKVGVQPRVWRPGAM, from the exons GCAggtcctctgtcctgtcccccATGGGGCGCAGCGGCCTCACCTCGCCCCCAGGCAGTGAGGCCTACTACGGGGAGACAGACAGCGACGCAGATGTGGCAGCCCACGAGAGGCAGAGGAGGCAGAAGCGCAGAAGTCCCAGCAACTTACCCGGCAAAGCCTCTGGCAGAGCCTCCCAGGAGGGAGGCGAGACCTCAGAGTTTAGCGGCTATGACAGCGCCCCAGATGGCCAGCTCTACCCAGGGCTCCAGGACCACGGGCTAATGGATGGCCGAGGAGCGGGGGAAGGCTTGCCGGGGGTGGCCCGCAAGGAGGTGATTTACCAGCCCCCTCCAGGGATGTGGTCCTCCCAGACCTCCACAGAGACCTCCTCCATCATCTCCTCTGTTGAGGACCAGGGCCCAGGAAGGGACGGAGTGGCGGAGGAGGACAGTGGCTTCCAGGAGCCCTCCAACGTGGTCCCACTGGTTTCCCCCGAGAGGGCCAAGGGGGCCATGCAGCTGAGCTCCCGCAGGCAGCTGGTGCCCATGGTGGGGCCCATAGACACCCCTCTGGATGAGGAGCTCAGTGTCACCTACATGGACAAGGCCAAGCAAGCCA AACTGAACCGGGGTGACACGGTTCAAGACAAACAGGTGAAGGAGGCCAGAACCAAGTGCCGCTCTATCGCCTCCCTTCTGACAGACGCTCCCAACCCCCACTCCAAGGGCGTGCTGATGTTCAAGAAGAGGCGGCAGCGCTCCAAGAAGTACACGCTGACCAGCTTCGGCAGCGTGGACGAGGACATGCAGCAAGATTCCCAGGAGGAAGATGGTCTTTTCCCAGGAAGCGAGTCGGAGTTTGATGAGGATGGCTTCTCAGCCGCCCCCGACACCACCTGGGACAGTGACTACTTGGATGCACTGGAGAAGAGGGCGACCGCGGGGGGAGAGCGAGGGGATGGGACAGAAGATGCCCCCAGTCCCGGCCTGAGTGACATCTCTGGGAAGGGCGCCCAGCTGTTTGAGCAGCAAAGGAAGAGGGCGGCCGAGCACGCCAAGAAGGTGGCTGCCACCCAGCCTCAGGTGCCGCCCCAGCCTCAGATAAAGACCCAACCCCTGAACCAACCACAGATCCAGGAGCAGCCTCAGCCATATGCACAGAGCCAGCCCCAGCCAGAGACACAACCACAGATGTACCAACCTCAGCAACCTGTGGCACCACCGCCCCCTGTAGCCTTCCAGGAGGAGACTCCGTCTGTGGCAGAGAGGGCTATGGCACCAGCCCCAGCTGCTCCTACTGCCTACAGTATGGCTAACGGAGATGTAGCCTACTCTGCAGTGAGCACAGCTAGTGTGCTAATGTCACCCCCGACTGTGGCACCCAAACCAATCACCGGCCAAGTGTCCATCTCAACCATACCTCCGCCCCAAACACCACTGCCAGAACTCTCCTCCAGCTCTGTGGTCAACAGAACCGCCCGCCCCTTCAACCCAGGGTTTGTGACTAACCGAGCCGCCACCGCTCCTGTTGTGTTCCGCCCCGTCATCACCAAAAGGGCCCAGCGCCCAGCAACCTCTGTGTCTATTGTAGGACCTCCCTTCTCCACCACATCAGAGCTGCCTGCAAGTGGCTGTCCTTCCTTCTTCTCACCCCCGTCCTCTGTGTCCGGAGGACCGTTCTCCACCCCATCCTCAGCACCGGCCACTCATCCCCGTCCTGCCTTTTCTGTGGAGAGCCTGGCAGAACCACCCATGCTCTCTGTTCCGCAGGCTTCCTTCACAGCCATACCTCCACCCCCAGCACAATTCTCAGGTGGCCCCATACCCCCACCTCCAGTCTCGCTTGCCTCCGTACCACCACCCCCAGTATCATTTGCCAACGTACCCTCAATTCCACCCCCATCGCCATTCTCAGGTGCTCCCATACCCCAAGCCTCGGTCTCGGTGGCCCAATCATCCCCAGCTCCACTGTCATTTGACCCCATACCCCAACCTCAAGTTTATTTTGCCCACAAGCCCCAAGCTTCAGTCTCAGTTGTCCCACTCCCACCCTCCACAGCTCCTGCAGCTGCACCCAGATCCCCCATGTCCAATGTCCCACCTCTCCCTGGTGGTCGTACCGGTTACCTCCTGGAGGCTCGTCGGCGCAGCGGCAGGAGGCCCATGTTCCGAGTCCCTGATGAGAAGAAGAACTCTCCCAACCCTGACCTGCTGAACATGGTGCAGAACCTGGATGACAGGCCCCACTACGGAAGCAATTCAGGGAGTATGATGGGCTTTGACTCAGGCACAGAGGAAGACCAGGCTGCTGAAGCCGGCCGGGGCAGGATGCCTCCACCGGTGGCCCCCAAACCCAGGGTCATCCACGAGGCCCCCCAGATTCCCCAGGCGGAGGGGAAGGGGGCTCAGCTGTTTGCCCGCAGGCAGAGCCGCATGGACCGGTTTGTGGTAGACACCCCACTAGAGACCGCCTACCAGCAGGAGGTCACCTACCCAGGGGCCGAGTCCCAGTATGCCCCCAACCCCAATATCAACTCACAGTGGAAGTTATCCCCCAACATCCGTGCCCCCCCACCCATTGGTTACAACCCGTTGCTAGCCCCCTCCTGCCCTGTGGGGCCACAGAGAGATACAGGCAGGTCTGACAGGGGGGACTGGGGAAGCAGACGGGGGATAGCCTCTCATAGGGAGGGAATCAAAGCTCTGGATTTCATGAGAAGGCAGCCTTACCAGCTCAACTCAGCTATGTTCGGGGGTAGTGTTGCCAACCTGTCGGCGATGCCCTCATACCAGGACCAGAGGCAGCAGCAGGGAGGGTATACTACCATGGTGGGCAGCACCATGACTCCTCCCAGACAGATCCCAGTCAAGGCGGCCCGTGTGTACGAGATCAAACGCTTCTCAACACCCACGCCCATGTCATCCCGGTGTTTGGCCCCCACTGTGATCGCCCCTCGTTCAGCCACAACGCTGGGTGAGCGCCTGACCCGCTCCGACATGATCTCCCCaacccctgctcctctctccccaccccctgcccCTGTCTTTTCCCCAGCCCCGGTCTCTGCCCCACATCCCGCCCTTGCTCCTACCTATTCAGGGGGCCTGCCCGGGCTGCCCAGAATCAATGCCACCCCTgtccccaaccccaaccccatcccCCACCCATCACCCTATCCTGGGGTGTCTTACAGTGGGCTCCAAGGTACTAAGCAGTTTCAGAGTGCCCCTGATCTGAGTTTCCTTGCTAACCTCCCCCCTCCTTTCAGGGCAAATGCCATGCAGGCACCCAAACCCCGCTTCATCGCCACCAAGGTGGGTGTCCAGCCACGTGTGTGGAGACCAGGTGCCATGTAA